A region from the Halobellus litoreus genome encodes:
- a CDS encoding c-type cytochrome: MSKSDSTLLLKPVLLVFGTVFAAIVVVFAINGAVAFLGGPGDAPAASAGGGEVRDLPGTWNGSKWYSEDLREQEFQYKNATAGEEVNFVPKKMNNSTLPENENRRELIREGRAIFANTSNEMPEHVGNDLSCANCHGGGDLPTTTGMVGQDIDMIPLVGTAAGYPEWTGRTQRMRDMRQRIMGCFLRSMNSPGSEEGVPAYDSREIQAMESYMVWLNKGTPSETVPYWRHIEKPEGDEKVPVSEINPVRGAELYLENCASCHGADGQGIEGQYPPLWGADSFNDGAGMGRVYTSAGFTREAMPYGAAHTFSDWEDVQDVAGFMNAHKRPHLPRQPKDWAAAGAPDEAVYYNRTQQRLGYEMNPMTKKLMLADIPIDDSEIDESVIPDNVERYDQPLRNESVDGSWETTWIRTYEDVDNSTSEDAANQSSVTAQDAVTTALATEQSTSETAS; the protein is encoded by the coding sequence ATGAGTAAGAGCGACTCGACGCTCTTACTCAAACCCGTCCTGCTCGTCTTCGGGACGGTCTTCGCGGCGATCGTCGTCGTATTCGCCATCAACGGCGCGGTCGCGTTCCTCGGTGGCCCGGGGGACGCGCCGGCAGCCAGCGCTGGCGGTGGCGAGGTTCGTGACCTCCCTGGCACGTGGAACGGCAGCAAGTGGTACAGCGAAGACCTGCGCGAACAGGAGTTCCAGTACAAGAACGCGACCGCCGGCGAGGAGGTGAATTTCGTTCCCAAGAAGATGAACAACTCGACGCTCCCGGAGAACGAAAACCGGCGGGAGCTTATCCGTGAGGGACGTGCGATCTTCGCGAACACGTCCAACGAGATGCCCGAACACGTCGGAAACGACCTCTCGTGTGCGAACTGCCACGGCGGGGGCGATCTCCCCACGACGACCGGTATGGTCGGGCAGGACATCGATATGATCCCGCTCGTCGGGACCGCGGCCGGCTATCCGGAGTGGACCGGCCGAACCCAGCGGATGCGGGATATGCGCCAGCGGATTATGGGCTGTTTCCTCCGGAGTATGAACTCACCGGGGTCCGAAGAGGGCGTCCCCGCGTACGACAGCCGCGAGATCCAAGCGATGGAGTCGTACATGGTCTGGCTGAACAAGGGAACGCCGAGCGAGACGGTCCCCTACTGGCGGCACATCGAAAAGCCCGAGGGCGACGAGAAAGTCCCGGTCTCGGAGATCAACCCGGTCCGCGGGGCCGAACTGTACCTTGAGAACTGCGCCTCCTGTCACGGTGCAGACGGGCAGGGGATCGAGGGCCAGTACCCACCGCTTTGGGGTGCGGACTCGTTCAACGACGGGGCCGGAATGGGTCGCGTCTACACGTCCGCCGGCTTCACCCGCGAGGCGATGCCCTACGGCGCAGCGCACACGTTCTCCGACTGGGAAGACGTCCAGGACGTCGCCGGATTTATGAACGCGCACAAGCGGCCGCACCTGCCGCGACAGCCCAAGGACTGGGCGGCCGCCGGTGCGCCGGACGAAGCGGTCTACTACAACCGCACGCAGCAGCGTCTCGGGTACGAGATGAACCCGATGACGAAGAAGCTCATGCTCGCAGACATCCCGATCGACGATTCGGAGATCGACGAGAGCGTGATCCCCGACAACGTCGAACGGTACGACCAGCCGCTTCGGAACGAGTCCGTCGACGGGTCCTGGGAGACGACGTGGATCCGGACCTACGAGGACGTCGACAACTCGACGAGCGAAGACGCCGCGAACCAGTCGTCGGTGACCGCACAGGACGCGGTCACGACCGCCTTGGCAACCGAGCAATCCACGAGCGAGACCGCGAGCTAA
- a CDS encoding thioredoxin family protein: protein MNPRKAMTIAFFAALLGIGYVSMNAAPVLSGEGYSYHGETRWQTDYADAVETAAAEDEPVVIYFWTTWCTYCEDYNQNHYSDPAVRSELDEFTKVAVNLDSDAEADARLQQRYNVNYPPQHVVVTPEGDVLTRIPGYASPEDFLTYLETARERYQSGTTTDNGSATAAAGPTSTPRTESEPTTEVAQ from the coding sequence ATGAATCCACGAAAGGCGATGACGATCGCCTTCTTCGCCGCACTGCTCGGAATCGGGTACGTCTCGATGAACGCGGCGCCCGTTCTCTCCGGAGAAGGATACTCCTACCACGGAGAGACGCGATGGCAGACCGATTACGCCGACGCCGTCGAAACAGCCGCCGCCGAAGACGAGCCGGTCGTGATCTACTTCTGGACGACCTGGTGTACCTACTGTGAGGACTACAATCAGAACCACTACAGCGACCCGGCGGTGCGATCGGAACTCGACGAGTTCACGAAGGTAGCGGTGAACTTGGACAGCGACGCCGAGGCCGACGCGCGACTGCAGCAGCGGTACAACGTCAACTACCCGCCGCAGCACGTCGTCGTGACGCCCGAGGGCGACGTGCTCACGCGGATCCCCGGCTACGCCTCACCCGAGGATTTCCTCACGTACCTGGAGACGGCCAGAGAACGCTACCAGTCCGGCACGACAACCGATAACGGGTCGGCGACAGCCGCCGCCGGACCGACATCGACGCCCAGAACCGAATCGGAGCCGACCACGGAGGTCGCACAGTGA